A part of SAR202 cluster bacterium genomic DNA contains:
- a CDS encoding PH domain-containing protein, which yields MSVLIGAIKALFRMLKRLIATAFVSAPFLGGGGYSWIEEILPQWAAFSLMGVGIFLLMFGTYVSLMSAFPTPSLVAGESVLVQRRPSMKPAFARMFMGFPIICVAVYMFGYTMLPYLYPSVILIIGLFYFFKGTMKYLRNLHLSYTVTDRRVVQMYKFLTLNTAELPVARLISISESRNFFELLTGRGSVIAASGIGRDQTIKMEEIDNPAPVAETLRGLLNAA from the coding sequence ATGAGCGTTTTAATAGGAGCAATAAAAGCATTATTTCGAATGTTGAAAAGATTAATTGCAACAGCCTTTGTTTCAGCACCTTTCCTAGGTGGAGGAGGTTACTCCTGGATTGAAGAGATATTACCTCAATGGGCTGCATTCTCTCTTATGGGTGTTGGAATATTCCTTTTGATGTTTGGAACTTATGTCAGTCTTATGTCGGCTTTCCCCACACCTTCACTAGTTGCCGGTGAAAGCGTCCTTGTACAAAGACGTCCAAGCATGAAACCTGCTTTTGCAAGAATGTTTATGGGTTTTCCAATAATATGTGTTGCAGTTTATATGTTTGGATATACCATGCTTCCTTATCTATATCCTTCAGTAATTTTAATTATAGGTTTATTTTATTTCTTTAAAGGAACAATGAAGTACCTAAGAAACTTACACTTAAGTTACACTGTTACAGACAGAAGAGTTGTACAAATGTATAAGTTCCTTACTTTAAATACTGCCGAACTTCCTGTTGCAAGATTAATTTCAATCTCTGAAAGCCGTAACTTTTTTGAATTATTAACTGGGCGAGGTAGTGTCATAGCAGCAAGTGGTATTGGGCGTGATCAAACTATCAAAATGGAAGAGATAGATAACCCTGCACCAGTCGCAGAAACACTACGTGGATTGCTTAACGCCGCATAA